The Aeromicrobium sp. Leaf245 genome includes a region encoding these proteins:
- the pth gene encoding aminoacyl-tRNA hydrolase: protein MTWLVVGLGNPGPTYAATRHNVGYLVADVLADRMGGRFKAHTSGRAEVVEGRLAGERAVLGRARSYMNESGGPVKTLTSYFDVEPEHLVVVHDELDIDFGALRLKLGGGDNGHNGLKSIRQSIGTGDFHRVRVGIGRPPGRQSVHDFVLKPYSSTERKELPVLLEEAADAVESLLTRGLSETQSAFNR, encoded by the coding sequence GTGACCTGGCTGGTCGTGGGGCTCGGGAACCCGGGCCCCACGTACGCCGCCACCCGGCACAACGTGGGCTACCTCGTGGCCGACGTGCTCGCCGACCGCATGGGCGGTCGGTTCAAGGCCCACACGTCCGGCCGCGCCGAGGTGGTCGAGGGCCGGCTCGCCGGCGAGCGCGCCGTGCTCGGTCGGGCCCGCTCGTACATGAACGAGAGCGGCGGACCGGTCAAGACCCTGACGTCGTACTTCGACGTCGAGCCCGAGCACCTCGTGGTGGTCCACGACGAGCTCGACATCGACTTCGGTGCTCTCCGTCTGAAGCTCGGTGGAGGCGACAACGGCCACAACGGGCTGAAGTCGATCCGTCAGTCGATCGGCACCGGCGACTTCCACCGGGTCCGCGTGGGCATCGGTCGTCCGCCCGGTCGCCAGAGCGTGCACGACTTCGTGCTGAAGCCGTACTCGTCCACCGAGCGCAAGGAGCTCCCGGTGCTGCTGGAGGAGGCGGCCGACGCCGTCGAGAGCCTCCTCACGCGAGGACTATCCGAGACGCAGAGCGCGTTCAACCGGTAG
- the mfd gene encoding transcription-repair coupling factor yields the protein MDLHALLSPHLAGSLADVVSQRPRTVTLQGPAALRPFVARAAADASTVLAVTPTAREADELAADLSVLLGDDAVVVYPAWETLPHERLSPRSDTVGRRLAVLRRLAHPGAGAPPVRVVVAPVRSILQPQVAGLADLTPVELVVGQQAPLDDVVRDLAAAAYVRVDLVERRGEFAVRGGIVDVFPPTEDHPLRIDFWGDEVEEIRWFSVADQRTTDAVERLWAPPCRELLLTDEVRGRAAALATEHPALAELFGKVAEGHAVEGMESLAPVLVDELELLVEVLPSDAVVVVNDPEKVRARAADLNATNEEFLQASWAAAATGAAAPIDLGAAAFKELEEVRAVALARGLAWWNLSPFGLDDEDTVVVPAEAAPLYRGDTEQAVADVRGWLADGRFVVVAAPAAGQAQRTVEWLAEHDVPAALVDGDTPAPEAGSGVVAVLVADVDHGLVAAKAVLLTHDDLVAQRAAERPDRSSMPVRRRKQVDPLELKAGDHVVHEQHGVGRYVELVNRTIQGAAREYLVIEYAPSKRGQPGDRLFVPMDQLDLVSRYVGGESPSLDKLGGADWTARKNKARKAVRQIAGELIKLYAARQSTKGHAFGPDTPWQAELEDAFAFVETPDQLITIDEVKRDMERQVPMDRLVCGDVGYGKTEIAVRAAFKAIQDGKQVILLVPTTLLVQQHYATFAERFGQFPVTIKPLSRFQTEKESQATLDGLADGSVDLVVGTHRLLQPGVRIKDLGLVIVDEEQRFGVEHKEALKHLRAAVDVLAMSATPIPRTLEMAVTGIREMSTIATPPEERHPVLSFVGAYDDKQVAAAIRRELLREGQAFFIHNRVQSIDKVVRRLGELVPEARIAAAHGQMGEHQLEKVMVDFWEKRYDVLVCTTIVESGLDVSNANTMIIERSDTLGLSQLHQLRGRVGRGRERAYAYFLYPPDKPLTETAHDRLATIAQHSELGGGMQVAMKDLEIRGAGNLLGGEQSGHIADVGFDLYVRLVGEAVAEFRGEGEAGPQGAREVKLELPVEAHLPHDYVPSERLRLEMYKRLADVRSLDDVAELRAELVDRYGEPPEVAEVLLDVARLRVAVRAAGLTEVTSAGSQIRFGGLSLPESAQMRLRRVYPKSIYKPATDVALVPAPRTAPVGGRPLRGRELLEWVDTVVQTLVA from the coding sequence ATGGACCTCCACGCACTGCTCTCGCCCCACCTGGCCGGGTCGCTCGCCGACGTCGTGTCGCAGCGCCCGCGCACCGTCACCCTGCAGGGACCGGCCGCGCTGCGCCCCTTCGTGGCACGTGCCGCGGCCGACGCCTCCACCGTCCTCGCCGTCACCCCCACGGCCCGCGAGGCCGACGAGCTCGCCGCTGACCTCTCGGTGCTGCTCGGTGACGACGCCGTGGTGGTGTACCCGGCGTGGGAGACCCTTCCGCACGAACGGCTGTCGCCGCGCTCCGACACCGTGGGCCGACGGCTCGCCGTCCTGCGGCGGCTGGCCCACCCCGGCGCCGGCGCGCCGCCCGTGCGCGTGGTGGTGGCGCCGGTGCGGTCGATCCTCCAGCCGCAGGTGGCCGGCCTGGCCGACCTCACCCCGGTCGAGCTGGTGGTCGGTCAGCAGGCCCCGCTCGACGACGTGGTGCGCGACCTGGCTGCCGCCGCCTACGTGCGGGTCGACCTCGTGGAGCGTCGCGGCGAGTTCGCGGTGCGCGGCGGCATCGTCGACGTCTTCCCGCCCACCGAGGACCACCCGCTCCGCATCGACTTCTGGGGCGACGAGGTCGAGGAGATCCGGTGGTTCTCCGTCGCGGACCAGCGCACCACCGACGCGGTGGAGCGCCTCTGGGCGCCGCCGTGCCGTGAGCTGCTGCTGACCGACGAGGTGCGCGGCCGCGCGGCGGCCCTGGCGACGGAGCACCCGGCGCTCGCCGAGCTGTTCGGCAAGGTGGCGGAGGGGCACGCCGTCGAGGGCATGGAGTCGCTGGCCCCGGTGCTCGTGGACGAGCTGGAGCTCCTCGTCGAGGTGCTCCCCTCCGATGCCGTGGTCGTCGTCAACGACCCCGAGAAGGTGCGGGCGCGTGCGGCCGACCTGAATGCGACGAACGAGGAGTTCCTGCAGGCGTCGTGGGCGGCCGCGGCCACCGGCGCCGCCGCTCCCATCGACCTCGGCGCGGCCGCGTTCAAGGAGCTGGAGGAGGTTCGCGCCGTCGCCCTGGCGCGTGGCCTGGCGTGGTGGAACCTGTCCCCGTTCGGTCTGGACGACGAGGACACCGTGGTCGTGCCCGCCGAGGCGGCGCCGCTGTACCGCGGCGACACCGAGCAGGCCGTCGCCGACGTCCGGGGCTGGTTGGCCGACGGCCGGTTCGTCGTCGTGGCCGCGCCGGCCGCCGGGCAGGCCCAGCGCACGGTCGAGTGGCTGGCCGAGCACGACGTGCCCGCCGCACTCGTGGACGGGGACACCCCGGCGCCGGAGGCGGGGAGCGGTGTCGTGGCCGTGCTCGTCGCCGACGTGGACCACGGGCTCGTCGCCGCGAAGGCCGTCCTGCTCACCCACGACGACCTCGTGGCCCAGCGGGCCGCCGAGCGCCCCGACCGCTCGAGCATGCCCGTGCGCCGCCGCAAGCAGGTCGACCCGCTCGAGCTCAAGGCGGGCGACCACGTCGTGCACGAGCAGCACGGTGTGGGTCGGTACGTCGAGCTGGTCAACCGCACGATCCAGGGCGCGGCCCGCGAGTACCTCGTGATCGAGTACGCCCCCAGCAAGCGCGGACAGCCCGGTGACCGGTTGTTCGTGCCCATGGACCAGCTGGACCTCGTCAGCCGCTACGTCGGCGGCGAGAGCCCCAGCCTGGACAAGCTGGGCGGCGCGGACTGGACGGCGCGCAAGAACAAGGCGCGCAAGGCCGTCCGACAGATCGCCGGCGAGCTGATCAAGCTCTACGCGGCACGGCAGTCCACGAAGGGTCACGCCTTCGGCCCCGACACGCCGTGGCAGGCCGAGCTCGAGGACGCCTTCGCCTTCGTCGAGACGCCCGACCAGCTCATCACGATCGACGAGGTCAAGCGCGACATGGAGCGGCAGGTCCCCATGGACCGGCTCGTCTGCGGCGACGTCGGCTACGGCAAGACCGAGATCGCGGTGCGCGCGGCGTTCAAGGCCATCCAGGACGGCAAGCAGGTGATCCTGCTGGTCCCGACCACCCTGCTCGTGCAGCAGCACTACGCCACCTTCGCCGAGCGCTTCGGCCAGTTCCCGGTCACGATCAAGCCGCTGTCGCGGTTCCAGACCGAGAAGGAGTCGCAGGCCACGCTCGACGGCCTGGCCGACGGCAGCGTCGACCTCGTGGTCGGCACCCACCGCCTGCTGCAGCCCGGTGTCCGCATCAAGGACCTCGGACTCGTCATCGTCGACGAGGAGCAGCGGTTCGGCGTCGAGCACAAGGAGGCCCTCAAGCACCTGCGGGCGGCCGTCGACGTGCTGGCCATGTCGGCCACCCCGATCCCGCGCACCCTCGAGATGGCGGTCACGGGGATCCGCGAGATGTCCACCATCGCCACGCCTCCGGAGGAGCGGCACCCGGTGCTGTCCTTCGTCGGCGCCTACGACGACAAGCAGGTCGCCGCGGCGATCCGGCGCGAGCTGCTGCGCGAGGGCCAGGCGTTCTTCATCCACAACCGGGTGCAGTCGATCGACAAGGTCGTCCGACGGCTCGGCGAGCTCGTGCCCGAGGCACGCATCGCGGCCGCGCACGGCCAGATGGGTGAGCACCAGCTCGAGAAGGTGATGGTCGACTTCTGGGAGAAGCGCTACGACGTGCTCGTCTGCACGACCATCGTGGAGTCCGGCCTCGACGTCTCCAACGCCAACACCATGATCATCGAGCGGTCCGACACCCTCGGCCTGTCGCAGCTGCACCAGCTCCGCGGCCGCGTGGGCCGAGGGCGCGAGCGCGCCTACGCCTACTTCCTGTACCCGCCCGACAAGCCGCTCACCGAGACCGCGCACGACCGCCTGGCCACCATCGCCCAGCACTCCGAGCTCGGCGGCGGCATGCAGGTGGCCATGAAGGACCTCGAGATCCGCGGCGCCGGCAACCTGCTCGGCGGGGAGCAGTCAGGGCACATCGCCGACGTCGGGTTCGACCTCTACGTCCGGCTCGTCGGCGAGGCGGTCGCGGAGTTCCGCGGCGAGGGCGAGGCCGGACCCCAGGGTGCGCGCGAGGTCAAGCTCGAGCTCCCGGTCGAGGCCCACCTCCCGCACGACTACGTGCCGAGCGAGCGGCTGCGTCTGGAGATGTACAAGCGTCTGGCCGACGTCCGTTCCCTCGACGACGTCGCCGAGCTGCGTGCCGAGCTGGTGGACCGCTACGGCGAGCCGCCGGAGGTCGCCGAGGTGCTGCTCGACGTCGCGCGGCTGCGGGTCGCGGTGCGTGCTGCCGGCCTCACCGAGGTCACCTCCGCCGGGTCGCAGATCCGCTTCGGTGGGCTCTCCCTCCCGGAGTCGGCGCAGATGCGTCTGCGTCGGGTGTACCCGAAGAGCATCTACAAGCCGGCCACCGACGTGGCCCTCGTCCCGGCGCCGCGCACGGCGCCCGTGGGCGGTCGTCCGCTGCGGGGGCGCGAGCTCCTCGAGTGGGTCGACACCGTGGTGCAGACGCTCGTCGCCTGA
- a CDS encoding SpoIID/LytB domain-containing protein: MRPWTLVRRTVPFAVVSAVAVASLVSTSDAAPPAVVTAEAKPAEVTETVVPPVDPAEDEARPDQRTAPSTPEAEEPQPAAELTRSTETFSLLGVTWDAGSTDEDPTVEVRWRSLADGWSDWTTLETSPTDPASTDVRPGTDPLWVGESDGVDVRVSTPSGRSPSGVRVSTVTDGENGSATVPTAAAVGQPKIISRASWGAKSGSSCSAPVYGASMLGTTLHHTAGSNSYTKAQSAGIVRSTQAYHTGSQGWCDIGYNFLVDKYGQIFEGRKGGITKMVRGAHAGVNAANERTVGVSMMGNYDVAQVPAAMKTAVADLIAWRHSLAGLKATGTYSLGGKTVNRIMGHRDVKSTACPGRYGYAWLTQSGGLRSEVAKRLAGTSTSTPTPSTPAPGTEIQKLAAKIGSTKLGKVVRAEWGNSTQRRAIYANMDLLWTKAAGAYAVSGPAKTEFYRTGEHNGSLGFPTGDPVATSVTGTKVQRFQKGAVYLVTSGSSTAGYALYGPLYKEYQAQKESAGKLGVPRSTVYRARTGYQRLKLTKGYLELSEASGVVSTWYAGGIGPDGLTVPSSRTVTFRGHGFGHGIGMSQYGAQGAARSGKTFKEILAAYYPGTTLSERTGSIRVLLGAATSSTVTVTARSGLAYRNMVSGKRIVLPATRNGKTVSQWRIIPLTADPKKSVLQYRTGSTWTAYDRNFWTGDAQFEATKVALVMPGGSVREYRTSVRSAVPSKGATTRKTVNVTSIDNYTLGVVAAEMPSSWEPEALKAQSVAARTYGVRSLTPSRYYDVCDTTSCQVYKGVAGQTATTDKAVLATLGAILTYQGAPAFTQYSSSSGGASAPGSQPYLKGRLDAWDDWSGNANHDWTASVPAATIEKAYPQVGTLRSLKVTKRDLMGDWAGRVESITLTGTKGSTTVTGPQLRFALGLRSHYFRLG, encoded by the coding sequence ATGCGCCCCTGGACCTTGGTCCGGCGAACTGTCCCGTTCGCCGTCGTCTCCGCCGTCGCGGTGGCCTCCCTCGTCTCCACGTCCGATGCCGCGCCGCCGGCCGTCGTCACCGCCGAGGCGAAGCCGGCCGAGGTGACCGAGACCGTGGTGCCCCCGGTCGACCCGGCCGAGGACGAGGCTCGCCCCGACCAGAGGACGGCGCCGAGCACCCCCGAGGCCGAGGAGCCCCAGCCGGCCGCGGAGCTGACCCGGTCGACCGAGACCTTCTCGCTCCTGGGCGTGACCTGGGACGCCGGGTCGACCGACGAGGACCCGACGGTCGAGGTGCGCTGGCGCTCGCTGGCCGACGGCTGGAGCGACTGGACCACCCTGGAGACCTCACCGACCGATCCCGCGTCCACCGACGTGCGTCCCGGCACCGACCCGCTCTGGGTCGGGGAGTCCGACGGCGTCGACGTCCGCGTCAGCACCCCGTCCGGGCGCTCGCCGAGCGGTGTGCGGGTGTCCACGGTCACCGACGGCGAGAACGGCAGCGCGACCGTGCCGACGGCGGCCGCCGTCGGCCAGCCCAAGATCATCAGCCGCGCCTCGTGGGGCGCCAAGAGCGGATCGTCCTGCAGCGCGCCGGTGTACGGGGCCTCCATGCTCGGCACGACGCTGCACCACACCGCCGGCTCGAACAGCTACACCAAGGCCCAGTCCGCCGGCATCGTGCGATCCACGCAGGCGTACCACACGGGAAGCCAGGGCTGGTGCGACATCGGCTACAACTTCCTCGTCGACAAGTACGGCCAGATCTTCGAGGGTCGCAAGGGCGGCATCACGAAGATGGTGCGCGGTGCCCACGCCGGCGTCAACGCCGCCAACGAGCGCACGGTCGGCGTCTCGATGATGGGCAACTACGACGTCGCGCAGGTCCCCGCAGCCATGAAGACCGCGGTCGCGGACCTCATCGCGTGGCGCCACTCGCTCGCCGGCCTGAAGGCCACCGGCACGTACTCCCTCGGGGGCAAGACGGTGAACCGGATCATGGGTCACCGCGACGTCAAGAGCACGGCGTGCCCCGGGCGCTACGGGTACGCGTGGCTGACGCAGTCGGGCGGCCTGCGCAGCGAGGTGGCCAAGCGCCTCGCCGGCACGTCGACGAGCACCCCGACCCCGAGCACGCCGGCCCCCGGCACCGAGATCCAGAAGCTCGCGGCCAAGATCGGCAGCACCAAGCTCGGCAAGGTCGTGCGGGCCGAGTGGGGCAACTCCACCCAGCGTCGCGCGATCTACGCCAACATGGACCTGCTCTGGACCAAGGCCGCGGGTGCCTACGCCGTCTCGGGCCCGGCGAAGACCGAGTTCTACCGCACCGGTGAGCACAACGGCTCGCTCGGCTTCCCGACCGGTGACCCGGTGGCGACCTCGGTCACGGGCACGAAGGTCCAGCGCTTCCAGAAGGGAGCGGTGTACCTGGTCACCAGCGGGTCGAGCACCGCCGGCTACGCGCTCTACGGACCGCTGTACAAGGAGTACCAGGCCCAGAAGGAGTCCGCCGGCAAGCTCGGCGTGCCGCGGTCGACCGTCTATCGCGCACGGACGGGCTACCAGCGCCTCAAGCTGACCAAGGGCTACCTGGAGCTGTCCGAGGCCTCGGGCGTCGTCAGCACCTGGTACGCGGGCGGCATCGGTCCCGACGGGCTCACCGTGCCGAGCAGTCGCACCGTGACCTTCCGTGGCCACGGCTTCGGTCACGGCATCGGCATGAGCCAGTACGGCGCGCAGGGTGCGGCCCGCTCCGGCAAGACGTTCAAGGAGATCCTGGCCGCCTACTACCCCGGCACGACCCTGTCCGAGCGCACCGGGAGCATCCGCGTGCTGCTCGGCGCGGCGACCTCGTCGACGGTGACGGTGACGGCTCGCTCGGGCCTGGCCTACCGCAACATGGTGTCGGGCAAGCGGATCGTCCTGCCCGCCACCCGCAACGGCAAGACCGTCTCGCAGTGGCGGATCATCCCGCTCACCGCGGACCCGAAGAAGTCCGTGCTGCAGTACCGGACCGGATCCACCTGGACCGCCTACGACCGGAACTTCTGGACGGGCGACGCGCAGTTCGAGGCCACGAAGGTGGCACTCGTGATGCCGGGTGGGAGCGTGCGGGAGTACCGCACGAGCGTGCGCTCGGCCGTGCCGTCGAAGGGCGCCACCACGCGCAAGACGGTGAACGTGACGTCGATCGACAACTACACCCTCGGCGTCGTGGCGGCCGAGATGCCGTCGAGCTGGGAGCCGGAGGCGCTCAAGGCGCAGTCGGTCGCTGCGCGCACCTACGGCGTCCGCTCGCTCACCCCGTCGCGGTACTACGACGTGTGCGACACGACCTCCTGCCAGGTCTACAAGGGCGTGGCCGGCCAGACCGCGACCACCGACAAGGCCGTGCTGGCGACCCTCGGCGCGATCCTCACCTACCAGGGCGCGCCGGCGTTCACGCAGTACTCGTCGTCCTCGGGCGGCGCCTCGGCGCCGGGCAGCCAGCCGTACCTGAAGGGACGCCTCGACGCCTGGGACGACTGGTCGGGCAACGCCAACCACGACTGGACCGCGTCCGTCCCGGCCGCCACGATCGAGAAGGCCTACCCGCAGGTCGGGACCCTGCGCAGCCTCAAGGTCACCAAGCGCGACCTGATGGGCGACTGGGCGGGCCGCGTCGAGTCGATCACGCTCACGGGCACGAAGGGGTCGACGACGGTCACGGGGCCTCAGCTCCGGTTCGCGCTCGGGCTACGCTCGCACTACTTCCGGTTGGGCTGA
- a CDS encoding cell wall metabolism sensor histidine kinase WalK, producing MLMPTFPGRSGRVTSGDDAPPHEAPLHEAQPQVAPSEVFAAQFLFLTALAFPVVAAIATSLPAHPAVFTVGAVLAGFTAILSALLGSLGIERRGATVVAATLICLLDVVVCSLLFFAAPGSGFFVLAVLPVAWVAVQLPTPPRVIVLSASLVGLLTAQAVKDLNGDQPWRAGVATVLNLGLLLCMSSWAGSRWTRRNVAQRRLLEAQTRLVGSALDSARTQERVLAEVLDVVDFVVVTFNADGTTSANRAAEDLARRIGAVDAASVVRDGPFYLADGTTPLDSRSHPLTLSRAGEEVERALVRLGHPGPSQVPLHVSVRRVASHRSERYVVVARDVSRELADEQARDDAVAAVSHEIKTPLTSALGYLELALAEPDLGDEARELMEVALENTERMLALSRDFLTARSRTPGVPLRIVRESCTPSAVVRQAVEGVRPVATERLVTVRVDAATEIDIAADPLRLRQVVDNLLTNAVKYNRYDGTIEVSVREVTRPRPVEADGGAGSPHGAPAVPGVEIVVADTGHGMTEDELQALFTRFYRTRGARDSGVQGTGLGLSIAQQIVEAHGGVIDIRSRPEQGTTVSVWLPASADVSSAEQDVA from the coding sequence ATGCTGATGCCGACCTTCCCGGGACGTTCGGGACGGGTCACGTCGGGCGACGACGCCCCACCCCACGAGGCACCGCTCCACGAGGCACAGCCCCAGGTCGCGCCCAGCGAGGTCTTCGCTGCGCAGTTCCTCTTCCTCACGGCCCTCGCCTTCCCGGTCGTCGCCGCGATCGCCACGTCGCTGCCCGCGCACCCCGCGGTCTTCACCGTCGGTGCCGTCCTGGCCGGGTTCACGGCGATCCTGTCGGCCCTGCTCGGCTCGCTCGGCATCGAGCGTCGCGGCGCCACCGTGGTCGCGGCGACCCTGATCTGCCTGCTCGACGTCGTGGTGTGCAGCCTGCTGTTCTTCGCCGCACCGGGGTCGGGCTTCTTCGTCCTCGCCGTCCTCCCGGTGGCCTGGGTCGCCGTCCAGCTGCCGACGCCTCCGCGTGTCATCGTGCTCTCGGCGAGCCTCGTCGGACTGCTCACGGCCCAGGCCGTCAAGGACCTGAACGGCGACCAGCCCTGGCGGGCCGGCGTGGCGACGGTGCTCAACCTCGGCCTGCTCCTGTGCATGTCGTCGTGGGCGGGAAGCCGCTGGACCCGGCGGAACGTCGCGCAGCGTCGCCTCCTGGAGGCCCAGACCCGGCTCGTCGGGTCGGCGCTGGACTCGGCGCGCACCCAGGAGCGGGTGCTCGCGGAGGTGCTCGACGTGGTCGACTTCGTAGTGGTGACGTTCAACGCCGACGGCACCACGTCGGCCAACCGTGCCGCCGAGGACCTGGCCCGTCGCATCGGCGCGGTCGACGCCGCGTCGGTCGTGCGCGACGGGCCGTTCTACCTCGCGGACGGCACCACCCCCCTGGACTCCCGGTCCCACCCGCTCACGCTCTCGCGGGCGGGCGAGGAGGTCGAGCGCGCCCTGGTGCGCCTCGGCCATCCCGGGCCTTCGCAGGTACCGCTCCACGTGAGCGTGCGTCGGGTGGCCAGCCACCGGTCGGAGCGGTACGTCGTGGTCGCCCGTGACGTGAGCCGCGAGCTGGCCGACGAGCAGGCGCGCGACGACGCCGTGGCGGCCGTGTCCCACGAGATCAAGACGCCTCTCACGTCGGCCCTCGGCTACCTGGAGCTCGCCCTCGCCGAGCCCGACCTCGGCGACGAGGCGCGCGAGCTGATGGAGGTCGCGCTCGAGAACACCGAGCGCATGCTGGCGCTCTCGCGAGACTTCCTGACCGCCCGCAGCCGCACCCCGGGCGTCCCCCTCAGGATCGTGCGCGAGTCCTGCACCCCCAGCGCGGTGGTCCGGCAGGCGGTCGAGGGCGTCCGTCCCGTGGCCACCGAACGTCTGGTCACGGTCCGCGTCGACGCCGCCACCGAGATCGACATCGCTGCCGATCCGCTGCGTCTGCGCCAGGTCGTGGACAACCTGCTCACCAACGCCGTGAAGTACAACCGGTACGACGGCACCATCGAGGTGTCGGTCCGCGAGGTGACGCGGCCTCGACCGGTCGAGGCCGACGGCGGCGCCGGGTCGCCCCACGGAGCCCCCGCGGTCCCGGGGGTGGAGATCGTCGTCGCCGACACCGGCCACGGCATGACCGAGGACGAGCTGCAGGCGCTCTTCACCCGCTTCTACCGAACGAGGGGCGCGCGTGACTCCGGCGTGCAGGGCACAGGCCTCGGGCTGAGCATCGCGCAACAGATCGTCGAGGCGCACGGCGGCGTCATCGACATCCGCAGCCGGCCCGAGCAGGGCACCACGGTCTCGGTCTGGCTGCCCGCCTCCGCCGACGTCTCGTCGGCGGAGCAGGACGTGGCCTGA
- a CDS encoding 50S ribosomal protein L25/general stress protein Ctc — MAEIKIPAETRTEFGKGAARRIRRADQVPAVLYGHGSDPVHVTLPGHALMLALKNSNALLSIALGSTTHLAIPKQVQRDPLKGFIEHADLLIVKKGEKVTVDVPVHVEGEAAPGTLVVLENASVSLEAEATAIPESVEVSVEGLEVGAQVLASDLTLPEGSTLVVDDELLIVNVTAAPTAEEVEAELEEAEAEAGIERDESDEEAAEAAEGDDAEAPAEDADSES, encoded by the coding sequence GTGGCCGAGATCAAGATCCCCGCAGAGACCCGCACCGAGTTCGGCAAGGGCGCTGCCCGTCGCATCCGTCGCGCCGACCAGGTGCCCGCCGTGCTGTACGGGCACGGCAGCGACCCGGTGCACGTCACCCTGCCGGGCCACGCGCTCATGCTCGCGTTGAAGAACAGCAACGCACTGCTCTCCATCGCGCTGGGCTCGACCACCCACCTCGCGATCCCCAAGCAGGTCCAGCGCGACCCGCTCAAGGGCTTCATCGAGCACGCCGACCTGCTCATCGTCAAGAAGGGCGAGAAGGTCACCGTCGACGTCCCCGTGCACGTCGAGGGCGAGGCCGCGCCCGGCACCCTCGTGGTGCTCGAGAACGCGAGCGTCTCCCTCGAGGCCGAGGCCACGGCCATCCCGGAGTCGGTCGAGGTGTCCGTCGAGGGCCTCGAGGTCGGCGCCCAGGTGCTCGCCTCCGACCTCACGCTGCCCGAGGGCTCGACCCTCGTCGTCGACGACGAGCTGCTCATCGTCAACGTGACCGCTGCGCCCACCGCCGAGGAGGTCGAGGCCGAGCTGGAGGAGGCCGAGGCCGAGGCCGGCATCGAGCGTGACGAGTCCGACGAGGAGGCCGCCGAGGCCGCCGAGGGTGACGACGCCGAGGCGCCTGCCGAGGACGCCGACTCCGAGTCGTGA
- a CDS encoding NAD(P)H-quinone dehydrogenase — MTHVVIIGGGPGGYEAALVAARLGAQVTVVERDGLGGSTVLTDCVPSKTLIATSDLLTEVESSAELGVEVPRDVRADLAAVNDRVMKLALAQSADIAGRLEREGIEFVKGSARLVSAGSVEVDGRTIQADAVLVATGAHPRVSPDALPDGERILTWEQVYALREIPDHMIVVGSGVTGAEFASAYNGLDARVTLVSSRDRVLPGEDEDAAELIEDVFTERGMTVMGQSRMASVRRDGDQVVVTLTDGREVVGSHCLLALGSIPNTADLGLEEAGVVLDENGFVRVDRVSRTSVPGIYAAGDCTGVLMLASVAAQQGRIAMAHLLGDAVHPLDLQKVSSNIFTSPEIATVGLSQRKIDEAGLHVDVVMLPLATNARAKMQGVRHGFVKLFSRRGMGVVVGGVVVGPRASELIHAVSLAVSASLTVDQVADAFTVYPSLSGSVAEAARSLHPR, encoded by the coding sequence GTGACTCATGTGGTGATCATCGGCGGGGGACCAGGCGGCTACGAGGCCGCGCTCGTGGCGGCGCGTCTGGGGGCTCAGGTCACCGTGGTCGAACGCGACGGTCTGGGCGGCTCGACCGTCCTCACGGACTGCGTGCCCAGCAAGACGCTCATCGCGACGTCGGACCTGCTGACCGAGGTCGAGTCCTCGGCCGAGCTGGGGGTCGAGGTCCCGCGTGACGTCCGCGCCGACCTCGCCGCGGTGAACGACCGGGTCATGAAGCTGGCACTGGCCCAGTCCGCCGACATCGCCGGGCGCCTCGAGCGCGAGGGCATCGAGTTCGTCAAGGGATCCGCCCGGCTGGTCTCCGCCGGCTCCGTCGAGGTCGACGGTCGTACGATCCAGGCCGACGCCGTGCTGGTCGCCACCGGAGCGCACCCTCGGGTCAGCCCCGACGCGCTCCCCGACGGCGAGCGGATCCTCACGTGGGAGCAGGTCTACGCGCTGCGCGAGATCCCGGACCACATGATCGTCGTGGGGTCCGGCGTCACCGGCGCGGAGTTCGCGAGTGCCTACAACGGGCTCGACGCCCGCGTCACGCTCGTCTCGAGCCGCGACCGGGTGCTGCCCGGTGAGGACGAGGACGCCGCCGAGCTCATCGAGGACGTCTTCACCGAGCGTGGCATGACCGTCATGGGCCAGTCCCGCATGGCCTCCGTGCGGCGCGACGGCGACCAGGTCGTGGTCACGCTCACCGACGGTCGCGAGGTCGTCGGGTCGCACTGCCTGCTCGCCCTCGGCTCCATCCCGAACACCGCGGACCTCGGGCTGGAGGAGGCCGGCGTCGTGCTCGACGAGAACGGCTTCGTCCGCGTGGACCGCGTCTCGCGCACGAGCGTGCCCGGCATCTACGCGGCCGGCGACTGCACCGGGGTGCTCATGCTCGCCTCCGTCGCGGCCCAGCAGGGCCGCATCGCCATGGCGCACCTGCTCGGTGACGCCGTGCACCCGCTCGACCTGCAGAAGGTCTCGAGCAACATCTTCACGTCGCCGGAGATCGCGACCGTCGGCCTGTCGCAGCGCAAGATCGACGAGGCCGGCCTGCACGTCGACGTCGTGATGCTGCCGCTGGCCACGAACGCGCGCGCCAAGATGCAGGGCGTCCGTCACGGCTTCGTCAAGCTCTTCTCGCGCCGCGGCATGGGCGTCGTGGTGGGGGGAGTGGTGGTGGGCCCGCGAGCGAGCGAGCTGATCCACGCCGTCTCGCTCGCCGTGTCCGCCTCCCTGACGGTCGACCAGGTGGCCGACGCGTTCACGGTGTACCCCTCGCTGTCGGGTTCGGTGGCGGAGGCGGCTCGCAGTCTGCACCCCCGCTGA